ATAAGCTTAGGTGGAGTTTTAAAAACTCCTAAACTAATAAGAGCTTTATATTTATCAACCTTTGCACGGTTCTTGTTCATCTTTTGTGTGTTATCGACTTCAACCAAGTGGTAGCGACCGTCTTTCTGAAAAATAGCATCCGCAATAATTTTGACTTGCCCAGGAACTTCAAGCTTCATTTCATTCTTCCAAGAAGAAGGGCATTCATAAGCGATATACAAATCGTTTCGCATGATATAGTGGAGGGCTTGCGTGGTCTTTTTACACACCTTTTTACTACCTGTCAATTCACGACCTTGTTTGCTTAAATAGTAAATGTTTTCTCCATCGCGGAAAGAATGGACATACTCTTCTAGATCTTTCATAACTCTTGAAGCGTTACGATCACTTCCTAAAGCGTGAAGAATTTGCAGTTGTGAACGGGATAAATAATCAAACTTCTTCAATGACAAGAGTATGTTCTCTGTTCGTTGTTTCTTTTGAATCGTCCTTTGCATGTTTCTCATCCTTTCGCGGTTTTATGTTGATATGAGGTTGTATAGTACGTTTTATCAAATCTTCTCCAACCAAAGGCACTTGGATCTTATGACGAGATACACCATCCATCACTAAAGCCCGACCAGGACATTCCAGCTTTTCCGCTCCCCACTCATCTAGTACAACTTGACTTTGGTTTCCACTTCTTAATTTGAAGCAAACTACCTGATTCAGATTTGATTTTATATCCTTGCTCATAACATCCACTGTTGGGTACTGAGTACAAAAAATCAGAATATAATTGAGCCCTGCTCCTAAACGCGCAATCTCTGATAAACGTTGCTGACATTTGTTCCTCCGCTCTCGTTCATCCTTTTTGATAATAGGTGACAACTCAGCTGCTTCATCGATAATGACAAAGTGTTTCTCAAACATTCCTGCTTCGTCTGCTGTTTCAAGTCCTTTATCCTTAATAACCTTCTGTTTTCCAAGCATCTCTTCATATACAGCATCTAACGTATTTGTAGCCGTATAGATATTTTCAGCAAAATTCACTGTTTGAATAAGGTTCTCGTATCTCTGGAAAGACACACCGCCTTTAAGATCAATAAGAGAGAATTTAATTTGCTCAGGATACAGTTGGAGCAAGGAAGTAATTAATAGCTTGAGAAACTGTGTTTTAC
This sequence is a window from Priestia filamentosa. Protein-coding genes within it:
- a CDS encoding replication-relaxation family protein; its protein translation is MQRTIQKKQRTENILLSLKKFDYLSRSQLQILHALGSDRNASRVMKDLEEYVHSFRDGENIYYLSKQGRELTGSKKVCKKTTQALHYIMRNDLYIAYECPSSWKNEMKLEVPGQVKIIADAIFQKDGRYHLVEVDNTQKMNKNRAKVDKYKALISLGVFKTPPKLIWVTTTEYRRRQLTELLEGLDFQIFTISDFH
- a CDS encoding FtsK/SpoIIIE domain-containing protein, with amino-acid sequence MIAEIAFGSLIGGLYIKASMKQKGGGGANDHEKIIRIAEACDLTKQGQSLRLHRKTEEERFTEYVYQIPQGLSFKKFEKHIHEFQDGLNIKKREYEFNRKGLKELWRYLKKGRFNRATFRRDIHNILFTKNDIKKSIKMNYDGMLHFKVFDKDWETMIKFEESFFDGCYDWRVPLGDNGEEMLNWKIGREHMAIAGGTRQGKTQFLKLLITSLLQLYPEQIKFSLIDLKGGVSFQRYENLIQTVNFAENIYTATNTLDAVYEEMLGKQKVIKDKGLETADEAGMFEKHFVIIDEAAELSPIIKKDERERRNKCQQRLSEIARLGAGLNYILIFCTQYPTVDVMSKDIKSNLNQVVCFKLRSGNQSQVVLDEWGAEKLECPGRALVMDGVSRHKIQVPLVGEDLIKRTIQPHINIKPRKDEKHAKDDSKETTNREHTLVIEEV